The genomic DNA CGCCCCGACCCGGCCGATCGCGATGCCGCCCGACGGACCGAAGGCGCTGTCGGTCCCGGATGCGCGCGCGCCGAATGTCGATTTCAGCAGCGCCGGATTCTGCGCCAGCGTTTCGACAATCTGCATGTTGCCGGCCTGCTCCAGCGCAGCGGCCGTGACCGTCATGGACGGATTGGCGATGTCAAATTGGTCGCGGGCGATACGGCTGCCCGTGACCAGGATCAGTTCGGCCGACGCATCGCTCGCCAACGCCGGCATCGTGGGGGCCAGCAGTGCGATCCATGCGCATCCCCCCAGCAACCCGCCTGCCAATCCGGCATCGGAGCGAGCGACCATAACCCAAACCCCTGTTATACGACCCGAAATACAGGTTAGGCGTGGGCGGCAACAAAGCCAAACATGATTTGCGACGACAAAACCGCTATTGCCCCACCGCCTCCGCCCGCGCGATCAGCGCCTGTGCTTCGGCGACATGCATCGCTTCGATCATCCGCCCTTCGAACCGTTCCGCCCCGCCGGTCGCCGCTGCGATCAGCCGGCGCGCATCCGCCACCGCCTGCGCGTCGGGGCCATAGACCTGATTCGCCACCGGTATCTGCGCGGGATGAATCAGCGTCTTGCCGTCGAAGCCCAGCGCATGACCTTCGGCGCATTCCGCCTCCAGCCCCGTCTCATCATCCAGCCGGTTGAACACCCCGTCGAACACCGCGATGCCCGCGCCCCGCGCCGCCAGCACCACCGCCTGCATCGCGTGGGACAGCCCCATCCGCCCGGCCGAAGGCGGAATGCCCAGATCCTTGCGCAGATCATTATTGCCCATGAACAGGCCGGCGCACCCTTCCCCGGCGGCGATCGCCGGCGCGGCCAGCACGCCCTTCGCGCTTTCGATCATCGCGATCACCGGTTTTTGGCAGACGCTGAACACGTCACGCACCTTTCGGGCGTTTTCGACCTTGGGCAGCACGACATAGTCCGCGCCCGACGCCTTCACCGCGACCATTTCCGACCCGTGCCACGCCGTCCCCTCGACATTGATTCGCACCGCGCCCAGTCGCCCGCCAAAGCCCTCGGCCAGCGCTTCCGCCGCCGCCGCGCGCGCCGCATCCTTGTCGGCATCGGGCACCGCATCCTCCAGGTCCAGTATCACCATGTCGCACGGCAGCGTCCGCGCCTTGGCAATCGCGCGCGCGTTGGACGCGGGCAGGAACAGCAGCGAACGGGCGTGACGCAGCAACATCGAATATTCTCCCCCTGATTCGGGCTTTTGACCGGTTTGACTTTCCCCGTTAAGGATTAGCGCGCATAATCCAACCCCATGACCGGGGGAGAGAGACTATGCTGACCACCTTCGCACTCACACTCACCGGCCTCGTCCTCTTCTACCTCGCCGTCAGCGTGAAGGTGGTGCGGCAGGGCTATCAATATACCATAGAAAGGTTCGGCCGCTTTACCGAGGTGGCGAAGCCCGGCCTCAATTTTTACCCCGCCTTCTTCTATGGCGTCGGCCGCAAGATCAACATGATGGAGCAGGTGGTCGACATTCCGGGGCAGGAGATCATCACCAAGGATAACGCCATGGTGTCGGTCGACGGCGTGGTCTTTTTTCAGGTGCTGGACGCGGCCAAGGCAGCCTATGAGGTCAGCGAACTCTATGTCGCGATCATGCAGCTCGCCACCACCAATTTGCGCACGGTGATGGGGTCGATGGACCTGGATGAAACTCTGTCCAAGCGCGACGAGATCAACGCCCGGCTGCTCTCGGTGGTCGATCACGCCACCAACGCCTGGGGCATCAAGATCACCCGCGTCGAGTTGAAGGATATTCGCCCGCCCGCCGACATCGTCAACGCCATGGGCCGGCAGATGAAGGCGGAGCGCGAAAAACGCGCCAATATTTTGGAAGCCGAAGGGCTGAAAAGCGCGGAAATCCTGCGCGCCGAAGGGCAGAAACAGTCGCAGATACTGGAGGCGGAAGGCCGCCGCGAAGCCGCCTTCCGCGACGCCGAAGCGCGCGAACGCGAAGCGGAAGCCGAAGCCAAGGCGACGCAGATGGTGTCGGAAGCGATCGCGGCCGGCAATCCGCAGGCGCTCAATTATTTCATCGCCCAGAAATATACCGACGCGGTCAGCCAGTTTGCTGTGTCGCCCAACGCCAAGACGATCCTGTTCCCGGTGGAGGCGACCCAGTTGATCGGCACGCTGGGCGGCATCGGCGCGCTCGCGAAGGAAGCGCTGGGCGGCGACGCGCCGACCCCGCCCGCGCCGCCGGCCCCGCCGCGCCGTGGACCGTTCGGGCAGGCGCAGGGATAAGGGAGCCTGACAATGACCGATTGGCTCTCGCTGCTTCAGGACCATTGGGCCTGGCTGGTCCTTGCCGCCCTGCTCGGCATAGCGGAGGTGATGATCCCCGGCGTGTTCCTGATCTGGATCGCGGTCGCGGCGGCGCTGACCGGCCTGATCGCGCTGGCGCTGCCGATCGGCCTGCCGCTGCAACTGCTGATCTTCGCGGGCCTCAGCCTGGTCGCCGTCTGGGGCGGTCGCCGCTGGTATGTCGACAATCCGGTCGCCTCCACCGACCCGCTGCTCAATGATCGCACCGCACGGCTGATCGGCCAGACCGTCACCGTGGCGGAAGCGATCCGGGACGGCGAAGGGCGGGTGAAGGTTGGCGACAGCGTGTGGAACGCCTGTGGCGAGGATGCGGCGGCCGGCGCGCGGGTGCGCGTGACCGGCGCGGACGGCGCCACCCTGCGCGTCGAGCGGATCGGCTAAACCTGATATGGCAAAGGGCGGCCCGGATGACCGGACCGCCCTTTGCCATATCCTGCAATCCGTGCCGGATCAGTTCGCGGTGGCGACGCCCTGATCGGTCATCAGTTGCTGCAATTCGCCGGCTTCATACATTTCCATCATGATGTCGCTGCCGCCGACAAATTCGCCCTTCACATAAAGCTGGGGGATGGTCGGCCAGTCGGAGAAGGTCTTGATCCCCTGACGCACCGCCTGATCCTGCAACACGTCGACCGTGTCATAGGCGACGCCCAGATGTTCGAGGATGGCGATCGCGCGGCTGGAAAAGCCGCATTGGGGGAAAAGCGGCGTGCCCTTCATGAACAGCAGCACGTCGCTGCCGTTCACGATCTCGGCGATGCGCTGCTGCACGGCGTCGGTCATGTGAAATCCATTCCTGTCTGGCGCCGCCTGCGCGGGCGCGAAAATCGGCTGACCCGTTAGTTGGGAACAGCAGTGGTCAGTTGCAAGGCGTGCAGCACGCCGCCCATGCGGCCGCCAAGCGCGGCGTAAACGGCGCGCTGCTGCGCGACACGGGTCATGCCCCGGAAACTTTCCGCCACGACCTTCGCCGCATAATGGTCGCCGTCCCCGGCCAGGTCGGTAATCTCGACCTGCGCATCGGGAATGGCGGCCTTGATCATCGCCGCAATATCGTCGGCCGCCATCGGCATGATCGGGGCTGCCTTACTGCGCTTCGATGAACATGCGGCGGGCGATCACCGCCTGCTCGTCCAGCGCGGTGCGCACGCCAGCTTCGTCAATCTCGATGCCCGCGGAGGTCATGTCGCCCACCAGCTTGCGGATGACATCCTCGTCACCGGCTTCCTCGAAATCGGCCTGCACCACCGCCTTGGCATAGGCGTCGGTTTCCTCCGGGGTCAGGCCCATTTTCGCGGCGGCCCATTCCCCCAGCAGGCGATTGCGCCGCGCCTGGATGCGGAACTGCATTTCCTGGTCATGGGCGAACATATTTTCGAACGCCTTTTCGCGATCGTCGAAAGTGGTCATGAGTCTTGGCCCCGTTGCGTAGCGTCGTTGCTCTAATGGAATAGGTAGTGTCGCGCGATTACGCAACGTTGGCGATAGGGGCGGGAACGACCCAGGGCCGATCCTGCGCGATCTGCGCCTCATAGCGGTCGATCACATCCACTTCGCCCAGCGTCAGGCCGATCTCGTCCAGACCGCCCAGCAGGCAATGCTTGCGGAAGGGATCGATTTCGAAGGCGAAACGATCCTGGAACCGGGTGGTGACGGTCTGCGCTTCCAGATCGACATGAATCGGATCGCTTTTCGCCACGTCCAGCAGCCGGTCGACCGCTTCCTGCGGCAGCACCACGGTCAATATGCCGTTCTTGAAGGCGTTACCCGAAAAAATGTCGGAGAAACTGGGCGCGATCACCACCTTGATGCCCAGGTCGCCGAGCGCCCAGGCGGCATGTTCGCGGCTGGAGCCGCAACCGAAATTGTCGCCCGCGATCAGGATCGGGCTGCCCGCATAATCGGGATCGTCAAAGACGTTGCCCGGTTCCTTGCGCAGCACTTCGAACGCGCCCTTGCCAAGGCCGTTGCGGGAAATCGTCTTGAGCCAGTGCGCCGGAATGACGATGTCGGTGTCGACATTCTTCATCCCGAACGGATAGGCGCGGCCGTCAACGGTGGTCAGCTTTTCCATCAGTGAACCTTCTTCGCCTCAGCCGCAGGCGTGTCCTCGGCGCGGCCCAGGGTCGCGGCCATCGCCGCGCTCGCCAGCGCGCCCAGCGTCAGCAGCCAGAAAATCTTCTTCATGCGACCATCCCCTGTTTATCGTTGAGCAGTTCCCGAACGTCGGTCAGCCGGCCGGTGAGGGCGGCGGCGGCGGCCATGGCGGGCGACACCAGATGGGTGCGCGATCCCGGTCCCTGGCGACCCATGAAATTGCGGTTGCTGGTCGATGCGCAGCGCTCGCCCGCCGGCACCTTGTCCGGGTTCATGCCCAGGCACGCCGAACAGCCCGGCTCGCGCCATTCGAAGCCGGCGTCGAGGAATATCCGGTCGAGGCCTTCCGCTTCCGCCTGCTGCTTCACCAGACCCGAACCCGGAACGACCATGGCGTGCTTGATGCCCGCCGCGATATGCCGCCCTTTGAGCAGGGCCGCGGCGGCGCGCAGATCCTCGATCCGGCTGTTGGTGCAACTGCCGATGAAGATATGCTCGATCGCCACGTCCGTCATGCGCTGGCCGGCGGTCAGGCCCATATAGTCGAGCGATTTCTGCGCCGCGGCCTGCTTGGACGGATCGGCAAAGCTCGACGGATCGGGGACCACCCCGGTCACGGGCACGACATCTTCCGGGCTGGTGCCCCAGGTGACGTTGGGCACGATGTCGGCCGCGTCGATCACCACCGTTTTGTCGAACACAGCGCCTTCGTCGGTGACAAGCGTTTTCCACCAGGCGACGGCGGCGTCGAAATCCGCCCCCTTCGGCGCCATGGGGCGGCCCTTGAGATAGGCGAAGGTCTTTTCGTCGGGGGCGAACAGGCCCGACCGCGCGCCCGCCTCGATCGACATGTTCGCGACAGTCAGGCGACCCTCGATCGACATGTCGCGGAACACGGAGCCGCGATATTCCATGACATAGCCAGTGCCGCCGGCGGTGCCGATGGTGCCGCAGATCGCCAGCGCCACATCCTTGGCCGTGACGCCCGGCGCCAGTTCGCCATCGACCACGACCGCCATGGTCCTGGACTGTTTCAGCAACAGCGTCTGCGTCGCCAGCACATGTTCGACTTCCGACGTGCCGATGCCAAAGGCCAGCGCGCCCAGCGCGCCGTGCGAACTGGTATGGCTGTCCCCGCATACCAGCGTCGTGCCGGGCAGGGTAAAGCCCTGTTCCGGGCCGACGACATGGACGATGCCCTGTTCCAGGTCCGCGTCGCCGATCAGGCGTACGCCGAACTCCGGCGCATTGCGTTCCAGCGCGGCGAGTTGCTGCGCGCTTTCCGGGTCGGCGATGGGAATGCGATTGCCATCCGCGTCACGGCGCGGCGTGGTGGGCAGATTATGATCCGGCACCGCCAGCGTCAGATCGGGCCGGCGCACCTTGCGGCCGGCAAGGCGAAGTCCTTCAAAGGCCTGCGGGCTCGTCACTTCATGAACGAGATGCCGGTCGATATAGAGGAGGCAGGTGCCATCCGGGCGGCGCTCGACGACGTGCGCGTCCCAGATCTTTTCGTAGAGGGTGCGAGACTTAACCATGATGTCCACCCCCTAGACCCGTCCGGCCCGTCGGGAAAGGGGGGGAACGACCGATTTGCACTGTTTTTCCTTTCAACCGGACAAGAATGTTGCACCGCTGGCCGGGCGACCGGTCACACCGCCCGATAATCCTCCACGATGCGGCCAGCCGCGCCGATCTCCGCCTCATGGCTGTCCTCGCGCCAGGTCTCGGCCAGCGCTGCGGCTTCCCATTGCTGCATGGCGGTATGGGCCAGCATATGATCGACCCAGCGTTGCGCCACGGGACCGACATCCAGCCCATAGGTGCGGACGCGGAACACGACCGGGGCATAGAAAGCGTCGATCGCGGTAAAGACCCGGCCGGCCAGGAACGGCCCGCCGAAACGGTCCAGCCCCTGCTCCCACAGTTCGCGCAGCCGCGCGATATCCCGGTCAAGGGCAGGCGAATGGCCGTGCGGCTCCACGCGGACGCCGACATTCATCGTGCAATCATTGCGCAACGTCGAAAAGCCGCTGTGCATTTCCGCGACCGCGCACTGGGCGAAGGCGCGCGCGTCCTCATCCGCCGGCCAGACGCCGGGATGGCGATCGCCCAGATAGAGGATGATGCCGAGCGAATCCCAGATGGTCCGCTCGCCGTCGATCAGCGCCGGCACCTGCCCCGTGGGCGAAAAGCTGCGGAAGGCGGCATAGTTGGTCGCGGCGGCGAACGGCTCGATCCGGTCCTCGAACGGGATGGCCAGCGCCTGCATCAGCACCCATGGCCGCAGCGACCAGCTCGAATAATTGCGGTTGGCGGTGATGAGCGTGTAGGCCATCGATCAAACTCCCCTCATGTGCCGCGCTCCCTTACAGCAGGAGCAATCGGCGTTACAGCCGCAACGATCCATGATGCTGACAAGCTGGGCTTATGCTGCGCCATGCCCCCGCGCAGAGGATTTGCCAACTTGTTGAACGCACGTCAAAAGAGCGCATCACGGGCGGCGCCCCCTTGCCGCCCTCCCCCTTGTCCTGGAGCCTCCTGTCGTGAACCGACGCCAGTTTCTCGCCACCAGCGGCGCGACCGCCATCGCCGCCGCCTGTCCCGCCGTGCTTGCCCAGACCGGCGGCGCCGATGCGCGCTTCCGCGCGATGCTCGACAGCTTCTTCTACGAACGGCTGAATGATTCGCCCGAAAGCGCCACCCGCCTCGGCCTCGACACCGGCGCGCGGGCAGCGTTGCGTGGCCAGCTTTCGGACACCAGCGCGGCCGGCGCGGCCAAGAATCTGGCCCGGACCAAGGCGCAGGCCGGGCAACTCGCCGCCGTCGACCGCGCAACGCTGAGCGCCGCAAGCCAACTCGATTATGATGTGATCGCCTATCAGATCGACCGGGAAATCGGCGGCGAGCGCTTCGGCTATGGCGAAACGGCGGGCCGCTACGCCCCCTATATCCTCAGCCAACTGACCGGCAGCTATCGCGAAGTCCCCGATTTTCTCGATTCGCAGCATCGGGTGAAGGATGCGGCGGACGCCGACGCCTATCTGTCGCGGCTGGAGGCCTTCCCCGTCGCCATGGACGGCGAACTGGCCCGGCAGCAGGCGGACGCGGCCAGGGGCGTGTTCGCGCCCGATTATATTCTCGACACGGTGATGAAGATGCAGGCGGCACTGCGCGACCAGCCGGCGGCGCAGACCGTGCTGGTCGCCAGCTTCGCGAAAAAGCTGGCCGCCGCTGGCCTGCCGCCCGAACGCGCGGGCCAGGCGGAGAAGATCGTCACGGACAAGATTTTCCCCGCCGTCGACCGCCAGATCGCGCTGGTGCGCGACTTGCGCGCCAGGGCAAGCCATGATGCCGGTTGCTGGCGCCTGCCCGATGGCGAGGCCTTCTACGCCGCCGCGGCGGAGGCCGCGACCACGACCCGGCTGAGCGGTGATGAGATCCATCGTCTGGGTCTCGATCAGGTGGCGGATATTTCCGCCCGTATCGACACGATCCTGAAGGGCGAAGGGATGAGCCGGGGCAGCGTGGGGGATCGTCTGGTCGCGCTCAACCAGCACCCCGACCAGCTTTTCCCCAACACCGATCCGGGTCGCGAGGCGCTGCTGGCGCAACTCAACAGCCAGATCATCGCCATGCAGAAGCGGCTGGGCGAAGCGTTCAGCACCGTGCCCAAGGCGCCGGTCGAGGTGCGCCGCGTGCCGGTGACGATCCAGGCCGGCGCGCCGGGCGGCTATTATCAGAATGCCTCGCTCGACGGATCACGGCCGGCCATCTATTTCATCAATCTGCGCGATACGTTCGACCGGCCCAAATTCGGCCTTGCCACGCTGACCCATCATGAAGCGGTGCCGGGTCATCATTTGCAGGTGTCGGTGGCGCTGGAATCCGACTCCATCCCGATGATCCGCCGACGCGGCTTCTACAGCGGCTATTCCGAAGGCTGGGCGCTCTATTCGGAGCAACTGGCCGACGAAATGGGCATGTTCGACGGCGATCCGCTGGGCCGGGTCGGCTATCTGCAATCGCTGCTGTTCCGCGCCACCCGGCTGGTGGTCGACAGCGGGATGCACGCCAAGCGCTGGAGCCGGGAAGAGGCGACCGACTATCTGATCGCCACCACCGGCATTGCGCGCGGCCGCAGCCAGGGCGAGATCGACCGCTACACCGTCTGGCCGGGCCAGGCGTGCAGCTACAAGATCGGCCATACCGTCTGGACGCAGTTGCGCGACGAGGTGAAGAAGAAGCAGGGCGCCGCCTTCGATCTGAAACAGTTCCACGAAGTGCTGACATTGGGCGCGATGCCGCTCGACATATTGAAGCAGACGGTGCGCCATCGGACGGGGATTGTCTGAACCAGATTGTCGCCACCCCGGACTTGATCCGGTGTGACGGGGATAAAAAAACGGCCCGGCGTGCGCCGCCGGGCCGTCCAGTTCCTTCCACCCAAATCGCAAAGGGAGTGTCGAGGTCCCTGCGAACTGGATCTTTTCGCGGCGCGGGCCGCGAAACTCTGCTGCACCCACCTCCCCGGCCAGCATCGGGTTCCCGCCGGGGAGATGGAGCGCCTGCGGCCTGCACGCCGCAAAGTTGATCCCTCATCCCCGCATGTGCGGGGATGAGGCTATTGGTCTTTAGGCTGCGAACTGGTTCATCGTGTTGTGGGCGCCGCCCGCCTTCAGCGCGGCTTCACCGGCGAAATAATCCTTGTGATCGTCGCCAATGTCGCTGCCCGACATATTCTGATGCTTCACGCAGGCGATGCCCTGACGGATTTCCTTGCGCTGGACGCCCTCGACATAGCCCAGCATCCCGGCGTCACCGAAATATTCCTTCGCCAGATTGTCGGTGCTGAGCGCGGCCGTGTGATAGGTCGGCAGCGTGATGAGATGGTGGAAGATCCCGGCGCGCGCCGCCGCATCCTTCTGGAAGGTGCGGATCTTGTCGTCGGCTTCCTGCCCCAGCGCGGTCGCGTCATAGTCCGCGCTCATCAGCTTCGCCCGGTCATAGGCGCTGACATCCTTGCCCGCTTCCGCCCACGCGTCATACACCTGCTGGCGGAAATTCAGCGTCCAGTTGAAGCTGGGCGAGTTGTTATAGACCAGCTTGGCGTTGGGGATGACTTCGCGGATACGGTCGACCATCGACGCGATCTGCTCGATATGCGGCTTTTCCGTCTCGATCCACAGCAGGTCCGCGCCATTCTGGAGCGAGGTGATGCAGTCGAGGACGCAGCGATCCGCACCCGTGCCTTCGCGGAACTGGAACAGGTTGCTGGGCAGCCGCTTGGGCTTCAGCAGCTTGCCGCCGCGATTGATGATGACATCGCCATTGGCCTGGGCAATGTCGCTAATCTCTTCGCAATCGAGGAAGCTGTTATACTGGTCGCCAATGTCGCCCGGTTCCTTGGAATAGGCGATCTGCTTGGTCAGGCCCGCGCCCAGCGAGTCGGTACGGGTGACGATGATGCCATCATCGACGCCCAGTTCCAGGAAGGCGTAGCGGCAGGCGCGAACCTTCGCCAGAAAGTCCTCATGCGGCACTGTGACCTTGCCGTCCTGATGGCCGCACTGCTTTTCGTCCGAGACCTGATTTTCGATCTGGAGCGCGCAAGCGCCCGCCTCGATCATCTTCTTGGCCAGCAAATAGGTCGCCTCGGCATTGCCGAAGCCCGCGTCGATATCCGCAATGATCGGAACGACATGGGTTTCATAATTGTCGATGGCCTGGGTCAGGCGCTGGGCTTCGACCTCGTTGCCGGCTTCGCGCGCCTTGTCGAGATCGCGGAACATCATGCCCAGTTCGCGGGCGTCGGCCTGCTTCAGGAAGGTGTAGAGTTCCTCGATCAGCGCGGCGACGCTGGTTTTTTCATGCATCGACTGGTCGGGCAGCGGGCCGAAATCGCTGCGCAGCGCGGCGACCATCCAGCCGGACAGATAGAGATATTTCTGCTTCGTGGTGCCGAAATGCTTCTTGATCGCGATCAGCTTCTGCTGACCGATGAAGCCGTGCCAGCAGCCCAGCGACTGGGTGTAGTTGGCCGGGTCGAGATCATAGGCGGCCATGTCACGGCGCATGATGCCGGCGGTGTATTTCGCGATGTCGAGGCCGGTGTTGAAGCGGTTCTGCAACTTCATGCGGGCGACGGATTCGGCGTTGATGCCGTCCCAGGTGCCGGGGTGGCTGCCGATGAGGGTCTGCGCCTTTGCGATGCTGTCCTGATAGGTCGTCATGGCCTTTTCCTTCAAAAGGGAGTGAGCGGTTGCCCCGGCCCTAATCCCGTCTGTTGCAGTGCGGCAGTCCTCCCGAAGTTCAGTTGTCGATCTTTACAAAAATCTGCTGTAAAGTTGTAAAGCCTGCACAGGAGAGTCGCTGTCATGTCGAAAGATCGCCCGGTTTATATGGGACCGCGCCTGCGCCGGCTGCGGCGCGAACTGGGCCTGACGCAGGCGGACATGGCCGCCGATCTGGAAATCAGCGCTTCCTATGTCGCGTTGCTGGAGCGCAACCAGCGGCCACTGACCGCCGACATGCTGCTGCGCCTCGCCCGCACCTACAAGCTCGACATGGCGGAGGTGGCGGGCGATGGCGGTGCGGAACAGACGGCGCGGTTGCAGGCGGTGCTGAAAGACCCGATGTTCGCCGACATCGACCTGCCCCAACTGGCGACCGGCGATGTCGCGGTCAATTATCCGGGGATCACCGAAGCGCTGCTGCGGCTCTACACCAGCTATCGCGAGGAGCATCTGGCACTCGCGGATCGCGGCGCGGGGCTGGAACCGCAGGAGGATGTGGCCGATCCGGTCGCGGAATCCCGCCGTTTCCTCGCCGCCCGGCGCAACAGCTTCCCGTTGCTGGACGATGCGGCCGAGAAACTGGCGGCCGAGGCGGAGGCTGAAGGCGGCCTGTCCGGCTGGC from Sphingobium sp. CAP-1 includes the following:
- a CDS encoding HpcH/HpaI aldolase/citrate lyase family protein encodes the protein MLLRHARSLLFLPASNARAIAKARTLPCDMVILDLEDAVPDADKDAARAAAAEALAEGFGGRLGAVRINVEGTAWHGSEMVAVKASGADYVVLPKVENARKVRDVFSVCQKPVIAMIESAKGVLAAPAIAAGEGCAGLFMGNNDLRKDLGIPPSAGRMGLSHAMQAVVLAARGAGIAVFDGVFNRLDDETGLEAECAEGHALGFDGKTLIHPAQIPVANQVYGPDAQAVADARRLIAAATGGAERFEGRMIEAMHVAEAQALIARAEAVGQ
- a CDS encoding SPFH domain-containing protein; its protein translation is MLTTFALTLTGLVLFYLAVSVKVVRQGYQYTIERFGRFTEVAKPGLNFYPAFFYGVGRKINMMEQVVDIPGQEIITKDNAMVSVDGVVFFQVLDAAKAAYEVSELYVAIMQLATTNLRTVMGSMDLDETLSKRDEINARLLSVVDHATNAWGIKITRVELKDIRPPADIVNAMGRQMKAEREKRANILEAEGLKSAEILRAEGQKQSQILEAEGRREAAFRDAEAREREAEAEAKATQMVSEAIAAGNPQALNYFIAQKYTDAVSQFAVSPNAKTILFPVEATQLIGTLGGIGALAKEALGGDAPTPPAPPAPPRRGPFGQAQG
- a CDS encoding NfeD family protein produces the protein MTDWLSLLQDHWAWLVLAALLGIAEVMIPGVFLIWIAVAAALTGLIALALPIGLPLQLLIFAGLSLVAVWGGRRWYVDNPVASTDPLLNDRTARLIGQTVTVAEAIRDGEGRVKVGDSVWNACGEDAAAGARVRVTGADGATLRVERIG
- the grxD gene encoding Grx4 family monothiol glutaredoxin codes for the protein MTDAVQQRIAEIVNGSDVLLFMKGTPLFPQCGFSSRAIAILEHLGVAYDTVDVLQDQAVRQGIKTFSDWPTIPQLYVKGEFVGGSDIMMEMYEAGELQQLMTDQGVATAN
- a CDS encoding BolA/IbaG family iron-sulfur metabolism protein, whose amino-acid sequence is MPMAADDIAAMIKAAIPDAQVEITDLAGDGDHYAAKVVAESFRGMTRVAQQRAVYAALGGRMGGVLHALQLTTAVPN
- a CDS encoding DUF1476 domain-containing protein, giving the protein MTTFDDREKAFENMFAHDQEMQFRIQARRNRLLGEWAAAKMGLTPEETDAYAKAVVQADFEEAGDEDVIRKLVGDMTSAGIEIDEAGVRTALDEQAVIARRMFIEAQ
- the leuD gene encoding 3-isopropylmalate dehydratase small subunit encodes the protein MEKLTTVDGRAYPFGMKNVDTDIVIPAHWLKTISRNGLGKGAFEVLRKEPGNVFDDPDYAGSPILIAGDNFGCGSSREHAAWALGDLGIKVVIAPSFSDIFSGNAFKNGILTVVLPQEAVDRLLDVAKSDPIHVDLEAQTVTTRFQDRFAFEIDPFRKHCLLGGLDEIGLTLGEVDVIDRYEAQIAQDRPWVVPAPIANVA
- the leuC gene encoding 3-isopropylmalate dehydratase large subunit codes for the protein MVKSRTLYEKIWDAHVVERRPDGTCLLYIDRHLVHEVTSPQAFEGLRLAGRKVRRPDLTLAVPDHNLPTTPRRDADGNRIPIADPESAQQLAALERNAPEFGVRLIGDADLEQGIVHVVGPEQGFTLPGTTLVCGDSHTSSHGALGALAFGIGTSEVEHVLATQTLLLKQSRTMAVVVDGELAPGVTAKDVALAICGTIGTAGGTGYVMEYRGSVFRDMSIEGRLTVANMSIEAGARSGLFAPDEKTFAYLKGRPMAPKGADFDAAVAWWKTLVTDEGAVFDKTVVIDAADIVPNVTWGTSPEDVVPVTGVVPDPSSFADPSKQAAAQKSLDYMGLTAGQRMTDVAIEHIFIGSCTNSRIEDLRAAAALLKGRHIAAGIKHAMVVPGSGLVKQQAEAEGLDRIFLDAGFEWREPGCSACLGMNPDKVPAGERCASTSNRNFMGRQGPGSRTHLVSPAMAAAAALTGRLTDVRELLNDKQGMVA
- a CDS encoding glutathione S-transferase family protein; translated protein: MAYTLITANRNYSSWSLRPWVLMQALAIPFEDRIEPFAAATNYAAFRSFSPTGQVPALIDGERTIWDSLGIILYLGDRHPGVWPADEDARAFAQCAVAEMHSGFSTLRNDCTMNVGVRVEPHGHSPALDRDIARLRELWEQGLDRFGGPFLAGRVFTAIDAFYAPVVFRVRTYGLDVGPVAQRWVDHMLAHTAMQQWEAAALAETWREDSHEAEIGAAGRIVEDYRAV
- a CDS encoding DUF885 domain-containing protein, which gives rise to MNRRQFLATSGATAIAAACPAVLAQTGGADARFRAMLDSFFYERLNDSPESATRLGLDTGARAALRGQLSDTSAAGAAKNLARTKAQAGQLAAVDRATLSAASQLDYDVIAYQIDREIGGERFGYGETAGRYAPYILSQLTGSYREVPDFLDSQHRVKDAADADAYLSRLEAFPVAMDGELARQQADAARGVFAPDYILDTVMKMQAALRDQPAAQTVLVASFAKKLAAAGLPPERAGQAEKIVTDKIFPAVDRQIALVRDLRARASHDAGCWRLPDGEAFYAAAAEAATTTRLSGDEIHRLGLDQVADISARIDTILKGEGMSRGSVGDRLVALNQHPDQLFPNTDPGREALLAQLNSQIIAMQKRLGEAFSTVPKAPVEVRRVPVTIQAGAPGGYYQNASLDGSRPAIYFINLRDTFDRPKFGLATLTHHEAVPGHHLQVSVALESDSIPMIRRRGFYSGYSEGWALYSEQLADEMGMFDGDPLGRVGYLQSLLFRATRLVVDSGMHAKRWSREEATDYLIATTGIARGRSQGEIDRYTVWPGQACSYKIGHTVWTQLRDEVKKKQGAAFDLKQFHEVLTLGAMPLDILKQTVRHRTGIV
- a CDS encoding isocitrate lyase gives rise to the protein MTTYQDSIAKAQTLIGSHPGTWDGINAESVARMKLQNRFNTGLDIAKYTAGIMRRDMAAYDLDPANYTQSLGCWHGFIGQQKLIAIKKHFGTTKQKYLYLSGWMVAALRSDFGPLPDQSMHEKTSVAALIEELYTFLKQADARELGMMFRDLDKAREAGNEVEAQRLTQAIDNYETHVVPIIADIDAGFGNAEATYLLAKKMIEAGACALQIENQVSDEKQCGHQDGKVTVPHEDFLAKVRACRYAFLELGVDDGIIVTRTDSLGAGLTKQIAYSKEPGDIGDQYNSFLDCEEISDIAQANGDVIINRGGKLLKPKRLPSNLFQFREGTGADRCVLDCITSLQNGADLLWIETEKPHIEQIASMVDRIREVIPNAKLVYNNSPSFNWTLNFRQQVYDAWAEAGKDVSAYDRAKLMSADYDATALGQEADDKIRTFQKDAAARAGIFHHLITLPTYHTAALSTDNLAKEYFGDAGMLGYVEGVQRKEIRQGIACVKHQNMSGSDIGDDHKDYFAGEAALKAGGAHNTMNQFAA